The following coding sequences lie in one Arachis hypogaea cultivar Tifrunner chromosome 4, arahy.Tifrunner.gnm2.J5K5, whole genome shotgun sequence genomic window:
- the LOC112797537 gene encoding uncharacterized protein: MFGRKVFLTYKRKRQSSSEDAHNYSLSAQDKHDKQTAEKATEKNEEKRMRGCSSWLPVRKPDSLRSGEQGNCDATEVMVTRSKSFSSRHQCEDTSETARDAGELLAVHAEKASKNASGPLGDSCATEISKNEFSNCPNIQCTSPSVKLDAGNGLNLVGSEACITRECSSPKGNESSVLNKSIEEFTDSQLKDGFINPSRRKVIKTKLGTPLITFNRCHKRKRDSDATDGQSELLHGKENISALAKWSMLVDVNASASSTNESSCEECPVDKVPDLNQSVDHLERGKLLNQIQNEASSKSCSTVFLADLNQSVELSERGVLNQAREKAENAPHPDTSGVVSATCVTHFGEQLHHGEDIDKTGTIAIEPGQSCLIQKDAEHMHKDCEGVSINVDSSDPCPTTTADQELESEPSVREAMRNGTCDDAEKTGGLREFDLLVDSSDENIVDLNLGVGKHPVNLKMTTPADKLASISSSSATVEDQISPLELLNVKDTQMIPEGTSSDVCSIIAQPQSTGSMMSSKRMNVQQSKIIRSEPVPTVSLSLGLSLPVEPNIGGCDSITCLSLLPLPNSSSETKGSVQDMLSEYSASRKPWHRRHKMMLESIVSRARSLNERGIFQDNLMPHPTMWSEEELDYLWIGVRRHGKGNWDAMLRDPRLRFSPLRLAKDLADRWEDEQLKVLNDVAFPQFMYPKAASLEGNFCLDPKASFWRESAIDNTKLSPEDMFSYRDSNTLKKSRARLNSHGNTTGRNHRPGFHSRKASYNKSADNYEWGSFPGSLSLPRENSYSNDFPFNFSTGNSNLPHWLREAIFAPPLKSVEPNLAPATAVSLSSHPEHGLDAGKSSFVPQNRLSGLGTTEPQMSNQNGSSHCATYSRRRFGMMKVNKPLEQHVKKSDALIIIDSDTSSEETISDDNRSSL; this comes from the exons ATGTTCGGCCGCAAAGTTTTCCTAACATACAAAAGAAAGCGACAATCATCTTCTGAAGATGCCCATAATTATTCTTTATCTGCACAAGATAAACATGACAAGCAAACTGCTGAGAAGGCAACGGAAAAGAATGAAGAGAAACGGATG CGAGGTTGTTCATCATGGCTCCCGGTTCGCAAACCTGACAGCCTTAGGTCCGGAGAGCAAGGAAATTGTGATGCAACAGAAGTAATGGTTACTAGGTCTAAATCATTTTCATCAAGGCATCAATGCGAGGATACCTCAGAGACGGCAAGGGATGCTGGTGAATTACTTGCTGTACACGCAGAAAAGGCTTCAAAGAATGCTTCTGGTCCTCTTGGAGATTCCTGTGCCACTGAAATCTCTAAGAATGAATTTAGCAATTGTCCAAATATACAATGCACTTCCCCTTCAGTTAAATTGGATGccgggaatggtttgaatttagTTGGCTCAGAGGCATGCATTACAAGGGAATGCAGCTCTCCAAAAGGCAATGAATCTTCTGTATTGAATAAGTCAATAGAAGAATTTACTGATTCACAGTTAAAAGATGGTTTCATTAACCCATCTCGACGTAAGGTTATAAAGACTAAGTTGGGCACCCCATTAATTACCTTCAATCGATgccataaaagaaaaagagattcaGATGCAACTGATGGACAAAGCGAATTATTGCACGGGAAGGAAAATATATCAGCACTAGCCAAGTGGAGCATGCTTGTTGATGTTAATGCCAGTGCTAGTTCTACCAATGAATCATCTTGTGAGGAATGTCCTGTAGATAAAGTACCAGACCTTAATCAATCAGTGGATCATTTGGAAAGAGGGAAGCTGTTGAATCAAATCCAAAATGAAGCATCCTCTAAAAGCTGCTCTACGGTTTTTCTGGCTGACCTTAATCAATCAGTTGAGCTTTCAGAAAGAGGGGTGCTTAATCAAGCTAGAGAAAAA GCAGAAAATGCACCCCATCCGGACACTTCGGGAGTTGTTTCCGCAACATG TGTGACACATTTTGGGGAGCAACTGCATCATGGCGAGGACATAGACAAAACCGGTACCATTGCAATAGAACCAGGCCAGAGTTGCCTAATTCAAAAGGATGCTGAACATATGCATAAGGATTGTGAAGGAGTTTCTATCAATGTTGATTCTAGTGATCCCTGCCCAACCACAACTGCTGATCAGGAACTAGAGTCCGAGCCATCTGTAAGAGAGGCCATGCGAAATGGTACATGTGATGATgcggaaaaaaccggaggactcCGTGAATTTGACCTGCTTGTTGACTCTTCAG ACGAGAACATAGTTGATTTAAACTTGGGTGTTGGCAAACATCCTGTAAATTTGAAGATGACAACTCCTGCAGACAAATTGGCCTCTATAAGCAGTAGTTCTGCCACTGTGGAAGATCAAATTTCTCCATTGGAATTGTTAAATGTCAAAGATACACAG ATGATTCCAGAAGGAACATCCAGTGATGTTTGCTCAATCATTGCTCAACCTCAGTCAACTGGTAGCATGATGTCTAGCAAAAGAATGAATGTTCAACAAAGTAAAATTATTCGATCGGAACCTGTGCCAACAGTTTCACTTTCTTTGGGTTTGTCTTTACCTGTTGAGCCTAACATTGGAGGTTGTGATTCCATTACTTGCTTGTCACTATTGCCTTTGCCAAATTCATCGAGTGAAACCAAAGGTTCTGTACAAGACATGTTATCTGAATATTCAGCAAGCCGAAAACCGTGGCATCGCCGACACAAAATGATGCTTGAGAGCATTGTAAGCAGAGCAAGATCTTTGAATGAAAGGGGCATTTTTCAAGATAACTTGATGCCACACCCAACCATGTGGTCTGAAGAGGAGCTGGATTATCTCTGGATTGGTGTGAGGAGACATGGTAAGGGGAATTGGGACGCCATGCTAAGGGATCCAAGACTGAGGTTTTCGCCGTTAAGGTTAGCAAAGGACCTTGCTGATCGTTGGGAGGATGAACaattaaaagttttgaatgaTGTTGCTTTTCCACAGTTCATGTATCCAAAAGCCGCATCATTGGAAGGAAACTTCTGCTTAGATCCTAAAGCAAGTTTTTGGAGAGAAAGTGCAATAGACAATACTAAGCTTTCGCCGGAAGATATGTTTTCTTACAGGGACAGTAATACCCTAAAGAAATCCCGTGCTCGGTTAAATTCTCATGGTAACACCACCGGACGGAATCATAGGCCGGGCTTTCATTCTAGGAAGGCCTCTTACAACAAAAGTGCAGATAATTATGAATGGGGATCTTTTCCTGGGAGCTTGAGTCTTCCCAGAGAAAATTCTTATTCAAATGATTTTCCCTTTAACTTTTCCACAGGAAACAGTAATTTGCCTCACTGGCTGAGAGAAGCAATTTTCGCTCCTCCTTTAAAGTCAGTTGAGCCGAACCTGGCTCCGGCCACAGCCGTTTCTTTGAGTTCTCATCCGGAGCATGGCTTGGATGCCGGGAAGTCTAGCTTTGTGCCTCAAAATAGGTTGAGTGGTTTGGGAACAACTGAGCCACAAATGTCAAATCAAAATGGTTCTTCTCACTGTGCAACCTATTCAAGAAGAAGATTTGGGATGATGAAAGTGAATAAGCCATTGGAGCAACATGTCAAGAAATCAGATGCCTTAATCATTATTGATAGTGACACATCTTCTGAAGAGACCATATCTGATGATAACCGTTCCAGCTTATAA